The following are from one region of the Simiduia agarivorans SA1 = DSM 21679 genome:
- a CDS encoding M48 family metalloprotease — MMENTYAVKRPLWREFVPLVAGKHLISALALCAGLAAPVSVAAQSSTEIQLPALGDATSGVVSPQQERALGEAWARAFRAQVPTSHDPLMIDYLEKLTARLASYSQLKDKRLELLLVKNPTMNAFAVPGGVMGVHTGLFTTAETENQLSSVIAHELAHLSQRHFARSVEAQQNASIPTTAALLASLVLMATAGGDAGMAAMMATQAATLDNQLRFSRQNEQEADRVGMETMVAAGLDPYAVPEMFESMLKQTRYSRRPPEFLLTHPVTETRIADAMNRATRYPRQSFDQSIDFHLMRARVFMMQAENPQTAVKRFESELEGDSLNKEASRYGLVIAATRAGQLDKAEQALGPLLVGRPGYITYLLAQVDIMQAQGKRDQALTLLQQLLEKDPTNHPLNMAYADALMRAGFYLQSEQVLERHSRRRRGDPYVWYHLAEVSGLAGNILGVHEARAEYFILNGIYDAAMVQLRNALKLADNQYHTKAILQERVRDVREMQARADMR, encoded by the coding sequence ATGATGGAAAACACTTATGCCGTGAAACGGCCCTTGTGGAGAGAGTTTGTGCCCCTTGTTGCAGGCAAACACCTAATCAGCGCCCTCGCCTTATGCGCGGGCCTGGCCGCCCCGGTTTCGGTTGCGGCCCAAAGCAGTACCGAAATTCAACTGCCCGCGCTGGGCGACGCCACCAGCGGCGTGGTCTCACCGCAGCAGGAGCGCGCATTGGGCGAAGCCTGGGCGCGCGCGTTCAGGGCCCAGGTGCCTACCTCGCACGACCCGCTGATGATCGATTATCTGGAAAAGCTTACGGCCCGGCTGGCAAGCTATTCGCAATTGAAGGACAAGCGGCTGGAATTATTGCTGGTGAAAAACCCCACCATGAATGCGTTCGCCGTGCCCGGTGGCGTCATGGGCGTTCACACCGGCCTGTTCACTACCGCAGAAACCGAAAACCAATTGTCGTCGGTCATCGCGCACGAACTCGCGCACTTGTCCCAACGCCATTTTGCCCGCTCCGTAGAAGCACAGCAGAATGCCAGCATCCCCACCACCGCCGCGCTGCTGGCGAGCCTGGTGCTGATGGCCACCGCCGGTGGCGATGCCGGCATGGCGGCGATGATGGCAACCCAGGCCGCCACCCTGGACAACCAATTACGCTTTTCCCGCCAGAATGAACAGGAGGCTGATCGGGTCGGCATGGAAACCATGGTAGCAGCAGGCCTGGACCCTTACGCGGTTCCCGAAATGTTTGAGTCCATGCTCAAGCAAACCCGCTATTCCCGTCGTCCACCGGAATTTTTACTGACTCACCCGGTAACCGAAACCCGCATTGCCGATGCCATGAACCGCGCTACCCGCTACCCGCGCCAGAGCTTTGACCAGAGCATTGATTTTCACCTGATGCGTGCCCGGGTTTTCATGATGCAGGCGGAAAACCCTCAAACAGCGGTGAAGCGGTTTGAAAGCGAACTCGAAGGCGACAGCCTGAACAAAGAAGCCAGCCGCTACGGGCTGGTGATTGCGGCCACCCGTGCCGGCCAGCTCGATAAAGCCGAGCAGGCGCTGGGCCCACTGCTGGTCGGTCGCCCCGGCTACATCACCTACCTGCTGGCGCAGGTCGATATCATGCAGGCCCAGGGCAAACGGGATCAGGCGCTGACCTTATTGCAACAACTGCTCGAGAAAGACCCCACCAATCATCCGCTCAACATGGCCTATGCGGATGCGCTGATGCGGGCCGGTTTTTACCTGCAGAGCGAACAGGTTCTGGAGCGTCACTCGCGCCGGCGCCGGGGCGACCCCTATGTGTGGTATCACCTGGCCGAAGTCAGCGGCCTGGCCGGCAATATTCTGGGTGTCCACGAAGCCCGCGCCGAGTACTTTATTCTGAACGGCATTTACGATGCCGCCATGGTGCAACTGCGCAACGCACTGAAGCTGGCAGACAACCAATACCACACCAAAGCCATTCTGCAGGAACGTGTCAGGGATGTAAGGGAAATGCAGGCCAGGGCCGACATGCGCTAA
- a CDS encoding DUF819 domain-containing protein produces MITNDAVQLGLLAMILGLVFYTSHSNHRAFRSFYRYVPALLLCYFLPSLLTTFNIIDAHDSQLYYVASRYLLPASLVLLTLSIDFKGILNLGPKALILFLTGTVGIVIGGPIALLLVSWLAPGVIGAEADQIWRGMTTIAGSWIGGSANQTAMKEVFNVGDGIFSAMVAVDVIVANIWMAVLLLMAGRSDQIDESIGANNQAITDLRKRVEKMQADIIRIPSLHDLMLIAAVGFTLTGLAHWGADILAPFFAENFPATARLSLTSGFFWLIIIATTLGLALSFTKARQLEGAGASKVGSVFIYFLVATIGTHMDLKAIFENPGYFLIGIIWMLVHATLMLVMCRVLRAPVFYMAVGSQANVGGAASAPVVAAAFHPSLAPVGVLLAVMGYALGTYAAWLCGLILQTVAQ; encoded by the coding sequence ATGATCACCAACGATGCCGTCCAGCTGGGCCTGCTGGCCATGATTCTGGGCCTGGTGTTTTACACCTCCCACAGCAATCACCGCGCTTTCCGCAGCTTTTATCGTTACGTTCCCGCCCTGCTGCTGTGTTATTTCCTGCCCTCGTTGCTGACCACCTTCAACATTATCGATGCACATGATTCACAGCTTTACTACGTGGCCTCGCGCTACCTGCTGCCGGCGAGTCTGGTGCTGCTGACGCTGAGTATCGATTTCAAGGGCATCCTGAATCTCGGCCCCAAGGCGTTGATTCTGTTCCTCACCGGCACGGTGGGCATTGTGATTGGCGGCCCGATCGCATTACTGCTGGTGTCCTGGCTGGCACCCGGTGTAATTGGCGCCGAGGCAGATCAGATTTGGCGGGGCATGACCACCATCGCCGGTTCCTGGATTGGTGGCAGCGCCAACCAGACCGCCATGAAGGAAGTATTTAATGTCGGCGACGGCATTTTTTCCGCCATGGTGGCTGTGGACGTGATTGTGGCCAACATCTGGATGGCGGTGCTGCTATTGATGGCCGGGCGCTCAGATCAGATAGACGAGTCCATCGGCGCCAATAATCAGGCCATTACCGACTTGCGCAAACGGGTAGAAAAAATGCAGGCCGACATTATCCGCATTCCGAGCCTGCACGATTTAATGCTGATAGCCGCCGTGGGCTTTACCCTGACAGGCCTGGCCCACTGGGGTGCCGATATACTCGCGCCTTTCTTTGCCGAAAACTTCCCGGCCACGGCTCGCCTGAGCCTGACCTCCGGTTTCTTCTGGCTGATCATCATCGCCACCACATTGGGTCTGGCCCTGTCGTTTACCAAGGCGCGACAACTGGAAGGCGCCGGCGCCAGCAAAGTGGGCTCGGTGTTTATTTATTTCCTGGTGGCAACCATCGGCACCCACATGGACTTGAAGGCTATTTTCGAAAATCCGGGTTATTTCCTGATCGGCATTATCTGGATGTTGGTTCACGCCACACTGATGCTGGTGATGTGCCGCGTGTTGCGTGCGCCAGTGTTTTACATGGCCGTGGGTTCGCAAGCCAACGTGGGCGGCGCGGCGTCTGCGCCCGTGGTGGCAGCCGCCTTCCATCCGTCGCTGGCACCGGTGGGCGTGTTACTGGCAGTGATGGGCTACGCGCTGGGTACCTACGCAGCCTGGCTGTGCGGCCTGATCCTGCAGACCGTGGCTCAGTAA
- a CDS encoding GGDEF domain-containing protein gives MTALANRTRRYLFLLRTIAAFLSSAALVSYAHADLPEDAFEQARVWLLEEPARVIEWAEPHVNNQSLPAGQRAELHRLLLRAYLEQAQLDNIDPLVAQLQQLSVVTGKPLYAVEASRAAANKLFIQTRYEEALGLVQQAIAQLPDAHSGPLRGQLLGDKAQILRALERYAEALESVQRAIGSLRLAGATASLADAFNTLGVTLERMGNVEEALSAHLQALEYRRALNDRPGQADSLYNIGEIYRELHDFESAAGYLERSVAIDEVLKNTSNLAYGLHKLADIQCAMSEFSQAEANARRALDLFESLGAQENVAAVLLNLAKMSLRQSRFDDALTYLDRARALGQGAPLAQANPTFDLYRIRALSGLARYDEAWQLVNKLHQLESPALASEARLNLLKLQSGLQQAQGDSAGALATLQAHNTLAEQLAVEKSRNSVKHLRASVEFFKREQQYEVLAREDALQSLRQAAERFERNVVLAGFVVFLVLATVLFGRYQMRRLNLTLQQQVDERTEELQQKNAELRRAYEQLQTISQTDPLTGLANRRFLAQHLDNDCSKVARDYLNWLQNEKPVPTQSDLIFYLVDLDYFKQVNDQYGHAVGDRVLAQIKPLLQQVFRESDYLVRWGGEEFLVVARYSQRENAALIAERLRQLIVEHRFAVGDEVGIQLSASIGFACFPFFTDRPGEYSWAQVVDIADRCLYAAKHSGRNCWVGLTGVEGLETIDNFHRLMAEPQQVIQEGWVNLYTSVADPAHLGWADKVPADY, from the coding sequence ATGACCGCTCTGGCGAACCGGACGCGCCGGTACCTCTTTCTGCTAAGGACTATTGCAGCCTTTCTCTCATCGGCGGCGCTGGTCAGCTACGCCCATGCCGATCTGCCTGAAGACGCGTTTGAGCAGGCGCGCGTCTGGTTACTTGAGGAGCCTGCCCGGGTTATTGAGTGGGCAGAACCGCATGTTAACAATCAGTCCCTGCCGGCCGGACAGCGGGCGGAACTGCACAGGCTGTTGTTGCGTGCCTATCTGGAACAGGCCCAACTGGACAACATCGATCCTCTGGTGGCCCAGCTGCAACAATTGTCGGTGGTGACCGGCAAGCCCCTGTACGCAGTCGAAGCGAGCCGTGCCGCGGCCAATAAACTGTTTATCCAAACCCGCTATGAAGAGGCGCTTGGCTTGGTTCAGCAGGCCATTGCCCAATTGCCCGACGCCCATAGCGGGCCGCTGCGAGGGCAGCTGTTGGGCGATAAAGCCCAGATATTGCGCGCCTTGGAGCGCTATGCCGAAGCGCTGGAGTCGGTTCAGCGCGCCATCGGCAGCCTGCGACTGGCCGGCGCGACCGCATCGCTGGCCGATGCCTTTAATACCCTGGGGGTGACCCTGGAGCGGATGGGGAATGTGGAAGAAGCGCTGTCTGCCCATTTGCAGGCATTGGAATACCGCCGGGCCCTAAATGACAGGCCCGGTCAGGCGGATTCTCTTTACAACATTGGTGAGATCTACCGGGAGCTGCACGATTTTGAAAGTGCGGCGGGCTACCTGGAGCGTTCGGTGGCCATAGATGAAGTGCTGAAAAATACCTCTAACCTCGCCTACGGTCTGCATAAACTGGCCGACATCCAATGTGCCATGAGTGAGTTTTCACAGGCTGAGGCCAATGCCCGGCGGGCGTTGGACCTGTTCGAATCCCTCGGCGCTCAGGAAAACGTGGCCGCCGTATTGCTCAACCTGGCCAAAATGTCCCTGCGGCAATCCCGTTTTGACGACGCGCTGACTTATCTGGATCGGGCTCGTGCGCTCGGGCAGGGCGCCCCGTTGGCGCAGGCCAACCCCACCTTTGACCTGTACCGAATCCGCGCCTTGTCCGGCCTGGCACGCTATGACGAAGCCTGGCAGCTGGTGAATAAACTGCATCAGCTTGAGTCGCCGGCGCTGGCGTCTGAAGCCCGCCTGAATTTGCTTAAACTGCAATCCGGATTGCAACAGGCGCAGGGCGACAGCGCCGGCGCGTTGGCCACCTTGCAGGCGCACAATACATTGGCGGAACAGCTGGCCGTGGAAAAAAGCCGCAACTCGGTCAAGCATCTGCGCGCAAGCGTGGAGTTCTTCAAGCGCGAGCAACAATATGAGGTGCTCGCCCGCGAAGACGCGCTGCAAAGCCTGCGCCAGGCCGCGGAACGGTTTGAGCGCAATGTGGTGCTGGCCGGGTTTGTGGTGTTTCTGGTGTTGGCGACGGTGTTGTTCGGTCGTTATCAGATGCGCAGGCTCAATCTCACTTTGCAGCAACAGGTGGACGAGCGCACCGAAGAACTGCAACAAAAAAATGCCGAGCTCCGGCGCGCGTACGAGCAGTTGCAAACCATCAGCCAGACGGACCCGTTAACCGGTCTGGCCAACCGTCGGTTTCTGGCTCAGCACCTGGACAACGATTGTTCAAAAGTGGCCCGTGACTACCTCAACTGGTTGCAGAACGAAAAACCGGTACCCACGCAGTCAGACCTGATTTTTTACCTGGTGGATTTGGATTATTTCAAACAGGTCAACGACCAATACGGGCACGCGGTCGGCGACAGAGTGCTGGCGCAAATCAAGCCACTGTTGCAGCAGGTGTTTCGCGAGTCGGATTATCTGGTGCGCTGGGGCGGCGAGGAATTCCTGGTTGTGGCCCGCTATTCACAACGTGAAAACGCGGCCTTGATTGCCGAGCGCCTGCGCCAGTTGATTGTTGAACACCGCTTTGCGGTGGGCGATGAGGTGGGGATTCAGCTCAGCGCGAGCATCGGTTTCGCCTGTTTTCCGTTTTTCACGGACCGGCCCGGTGAATACAGCTGGGCCCAGGTGGTGGATATAGCCGATCGCTGTCTGTACGCCGCCAAACACAGTGGCCGCAATTGTTGGGTTGGGCTCACCGGTGTTGAAGGCCTGGAAACCATCGACAACTTTCACCGGCTGATGGCCGAACCACAGCAGGTTATTCAGGAGGGCTGGGTCAACCTTTACACCTCCGTGGCAGATCCCGCCCACCTGGGGTGGGCGGATAAAGTGCCGGCCGATTACTGA